Below is a genomic region from Pirellulales bacterium.
CGACTTATTGCAAGTGGAACCGAATCCACCCGCCGTAGCGAACGCGCCGCCACAAGACGAAAGTGAAACCATCGAGTCGCTGCAAGCAACCGGCGCTTGATTCATCGGCAAGCAGCACCGGCCGCGCACGGCACTCACTTCCACAACTGCCGGTCCAACATCCGGTAATTCACCGCTTCGTGCAGATGCATGTGGCTGATCTGTTGGCTGCCTTCCAAATCGGCGATCGTGCGAGCCACGCGCAACACTTTATCGTGAGCGCGAGCCGACAGGCCAAGCTCCGTCATTTGCGCGCGCAGTAAGTTCGCGCCGGCTGCATCCAATTGACAATGCTGTCGAATCTGTCGATGGCTCATGTTGGCATTCGCGCGGCTGCTGCTGCCAGCAAACCGACCGCGCTGAATTTCTCGCGCTTGCGTGACTTGTTCTCGCATCTGAGCGCTGCTGGTGCCGGCGGTCGTGGCGGACAATTCTTGATATGGCACGGCCGGAACTTCGATATGAATGTCGATCCGATCCAACAGCGGCCCGCTGATTTTGCTCATATACCGTTCAATTTGCGGCACCGTACAATGGCAATCGCGGCGCGGATCGTTTCGGTAACCGCACGGGCAGGGATTGAACGCCGCGATCAGCATGATGTCCGCCGGAAACGTGTTGGCCGACAGCGCCCGGCTGATGGTGACCGTGCCGTCTTCCAGTGGTTGCCGCAGCACTTCCAGCGTCGAGCGGTTGAATTCGGGAAGCTCATCGAGAAACAAGACGCCGTTGTGCGATAAAGAGATTTCACCCGGCGTAGGCACACTGCCGCCACCCACAAGCCCAGCGTTGGAGATCGTGTGGTGTGGGGAGCGATAGGGTCGCGTCGCCAGCAACGGCTGGTTGGGCTTGAGTAAACCCATCGCGGAATAGATCCGCGTCGTCTCGATCGACTCCGCAGGGGTCAACTTCGGCAAAATCGTCGGCACGCGTTTGGCGAGCATCGTCTTGCCAGAACCTGGAGGGCCGATCATCAGCAGGTTGTGCGATCCGGCGGCCGCGATCGTCATTGCACGCTTCGCCATCTCCTGTCCGCGTACGTCGCCAAAATCGACCTCATAAGTTGCGTAGTGCTGAAACCATTCATCCAGTCGCGGCGGCGTAGGGTCGATGTCGATCTCGCCGGCAAAGAAGGCCACCGCTTGCGCCAAGCTGGCGACCGGAATCACCTCGATTTGCTCGACTACCGCAGCCTCCGCAGCGCTTTCGGCTGGAACAACGATTCCGCGTAGATGTCGCTGCTTCGCTGCCGCCATGGCCATGCTCAGCGCCCCCTTCGTCGGGCGCGTCACGCCATCGAGCGCCAGCTCGCCGACCACGGCATACTTTTCAAATTTATCGGATGTGATCTGCCCGCTACCCGATAGCATCCCCAGGGTAATCGGCAAGTCGAACGAAGCGGCGTTCTTGGGTAGCTCCGCCGGGGCCAAATTGATCACAATCTTATCGTGCGGCCGCTGGAAGCCGCTGTTCACCATCGCGCGCTCCACGCGGTGCGTACTCTCCTTGACCGCCGCCTCCGGCAAACCCACGAGCACTATTTTCGGCAGCGCTCCCGGCGAAACATCCACTTCCACCTCCACTGGCACCGCATCAATGCCAAGCAGCGAAAATGTGTGAAGTTTGGCGAGCATGGGAAAAGCTGGCAAAAAAGGCTTCGCGAGCCTCCTCATTGTTGCGAGGAGGAATCAAACCGACAAGCAGGGTAGGGCAGGCTGCCCTGCCATACTGGGCCAATGGAGATCTCCGTCCGACACTTTTGCGAAGGTGGACCAGAGACGCACATCGAGCCGTTGCTTAATCATTGAAAAACCGATCGGTCCAGGCCGTTCCATCGAAATAGTTGCGTTCCATTGCACCTCGCTGTAGACTCACACTACTCGCCAGGAGCAAATGGCTTTGTTGCACCGGCGAGCGACGGTCGGTTGAAGCTCCGATCCGCGTGATCGATTTGCCAGGAAGAGCGTTTTGCTGCGAAATCTAAGTGAGGCAGCGAGCGTTGCGTCTTTGCAGGTTCATTGGACAGTTCTTATCGAGGTACGTCATTCATGTCGCGCAGTAGCGGCTCGAATCGTCAATACAATCGGCGTTCTGAATGTGAGGACATCGCCATGAGAATTCGTTTGCATGTTTCGACTTTGATGAGCTTGGGTTTGCTGATCGCCGCGTCGGTCGCTAGCGCAGCCGACTCGCAAGACGAGGCCGTCATCGCCGCCGTGCGCAAGCGTTCCGAGAGCATGACTACGGCCTTTAACTCCGGCAAGGTCGACGAACTGTCGGCCACGTTTTCACCCACAGGAGAATTGATCGACGAAATAGGAACCGTCTACCAAGGACAGCCGGAGATCAAGAACTTGTTGACGACGTTCTTTGAGAAATTTCCGGGTGCAAAACTGACGCGAGACATCGAGTCCATTCGCCCGGTTGGACCGGTCGCCATTGAAGAGGGAACTCGCACCATCGCCACCAAGGATGGCTCGGTCAAATCGCAGTTTCGATACCTTTCGGTTTGGGTAAAAGGCGAGCATGGCTGGCAACTGGCCTCGTTCCGCGATTTTGCCGACGATCCCGTACCGACGCCGCACGAACGTCTCGAGAGCATTGCTTGGCTTGTTGGCGATTGGATGAACGAAGGGGCCGACGCCAAAGTTTCGATCTCCTATCGCTGGTCGGACGACAAGAATTATTTGCTCGTCAACTATCAGATCAATCCCAAGCAAGGCTCGCCGCGGAAATCGACGCAGCGCATCGGCTGGGATCCGTCGATCGGCAAGATTCGCTCGTGGCTATTCGATGCGGATGGCGGATTTGCCGAAGGAATTTGGACGGTCACCGATGACGATATTGTGATCAAGTCTTCGTCGGTAAATCCGGACGGCGGAACCGCATCGGCGACGATGACCGTCACGATCGCCGACAACAATCGCTTTACGATTACCGGTGCCGACCGCATTGTCGATGATAACCACGAGCCTGATTTTGAAGTTACCGTCGTGCGCCGTTCACCGGCAGCCGCCAAGTAACAGCGACCGGCGACGATGGAGGAATTCACCATGTACACGAAAATCAAATTCTGTTTGGCGACAGTAATGGTGGCTGCCAGCATGCTGGCGTGGACTTTTGAAGCCAGCGCGCGGGGTGGAGGCGGCCGAGGTGGTGGTGGAGGACGCGCAGGAGGGGGTGGTGCTAGACCATCCATGGGGCACGTCGGTGGCGGCGGTGGACGATCCATGGGAGGCGGAATGTCGCGCCCACAGATGTCGCGCCCCAGTGCGAATATGAACCGGCCATCCATGGGGCACGCATCTCGGCCCAGTGCCTCGTCTCGCCCAAACGTGTCAAGACCGTCGGCAGGCAATTTTAGCCCTTCCGGAGGCCGTCCGAGTATTAACCAGCCCATCAGGGCACCTGGAAACGCGGCGGCTGGCGCTCGACCTTCGGTGCGCCCGCCATCGAATGTCCGGCCGACCAGCCGACCTTCGCTTCCAAGTGGTGGGCTTGCTTCAAACGCTCGACCAAGTATCGGCAATCAGCCTGGAATTGCTCGCCCCAGCCCGGGGGCCAATCGACCGAGCCTGGGGGCGGCCAATCGGCCAGGCATTGGCGAGAATCGACCAGGAGGCGCGGATCGACCGAGCATCGGCGGCGGAAATCGGCCCGGTGGCGGAGGTCGGCCAGAGATTGGAAATGGCAATCGGCCCGGTGGCGGCCTGCGACCAGGAGGCGGCGGAAATCGACCCGATCGGCCCATCATTGGCGGCGGCGGAAATCGACCCAACCGACCGGGCGGCCCAGGCATCAATAACGGCAATATTAACATCGGTAATTCCGTCATCGGCGGCGGCAACGTCGTCGGCAATCGGCCGGGTTGGGATCATGGGAATTGGAACAATCCCGGCTGGGGCTGGGGCAACAATGGCTGGGCCGGCAACTGGCACAACAACTGCATTAACGACCATCACGGCTGGTACAACGGCTGTTGGAACGGCCACTGGGGAAGCAGTTGGTATGCGCCGCTGGCGTGGGGCGCTGCAGGCTGGGGGCTTGGCGCATGGACAAGCGGCTGGGGATACGGTTCGAACTACTACAATCCGTACTATGCTGAGCCAGTGGCGGCCGCGACCGTGCCCTACGACTACTCGCAGCCGGTTGTGGTAAGTAACTACGCTCCCGCCGACACCGGTGAGGGAACGACCGCGCCACTGGCAGATGCACCACCACATGAATCGGACGAGGCATTAAAGCTTTTCGACGATGGTCTAGCGCAGTTCAAGTCGGGAGACTATCGCGCCGCGCTGGGCAAGCTCGATGAGGCGCTGCAGAAGCTGCCCGGCGATCCGGTAGTGCATGAAGTACGCGCGCTCACGCTGTTTGCGCTGGGTGAATACACGCCAGCGGCAGCGGCTTTGAATTCATTTTTGTCGTCGGCCCCCGGCATGGACTGGACAACCATGAGCAGCCTGTACGGCGACCCCAAAGACTACGAGTCGCAACTGCGCAAGCTGGAGCAATTTTGTCGCGACCATCGCAACGACGCGGCCGCCTATTTCGTCTTGGCCTACCAATATCTCGTACTCGATTCCAAAGACAGCGCCGTCAACGCTCTGAAAGTGGTCGTCAAGAATCAACCAAAGGATTCCACGGCCAAGCGAATGTTGGATGCCTTATCAACGCCCACCGCACCTCCTGCGCCCGAATCGGCATTGGCCGCTGAAAATGCTCCCCAGACGGACCTCGTCGGCAAGTGGCAAGCCAAAGCGAGCGGCACGACGATCGACCTGACGATTACCGACGATTCAAAGTTTACTTGGAAAGCGATTCAGCCAGGAAAGTCGCCGATTGAAATGAAGGGCGATCTTGCCTCAACCAGCGATCAATTAGCTCTGCAAACCGCCGATCAAGGCTCGATGGGCGGCATTGTCAAATCTCTCGGGTCCGACAAGTGGCAGTTCAATTTGAGCGGTGCGCCACCGTCCGATCCTGGTTTGACGTTTGTGCGGGCGAAGAGTTAGTCCATGCGAGGCTGTTGGGCGATAGACAATCAGCCGTCTGGGTCGGTAAACTTCGGCCCATGTCCCTCAACCCATCGCAGCGCGAAGCCGTCGAATCGCTGAGCGGGCCGCTGCTGGTACTCGCTGGCGCCGGCACGGGGAAAACTCGTGTGGTGACCTACCGCATCGCGAACCTGATTCGTCACCGCACGCCGCCCGAGAGAATTTTGGCGGTGACGTTTACCAACAAAGCAGCCGGCGAAATGCAGGAGCGGGCTGCCGAGTTGCTCGGCAAGCGTTTTAAGACGAAGCCCGAAATATCGACGTTTCATTCGCTTTGCGTACGAATATTGCGGCGTCAAATTCAGCACTTGGGTTATCCGCGGCAGTTCACGATTTTCGATCGCGGTGATCAGGAAGGAGCGGCGCGACAAGCGCTGCGAGAAATTCGCGTCGGCAACGAAGCCCTCCGCCCCGGTGATCTGCTCTACTTCATCGGCCGCTGGAAAACCGCGGCGATCGGACCGGAGGAAGCCATCGGAATCGCGGCCAGCGACAAGGAGCATCTGGCCGCGTCGGCGTATCGCAGGTATCAAACGGCATTGAAGACTGCCGGCGCGGTCGATTTCGACGACCTGCTGCTGCTCGTCGGCGAACTATTCGAGAAGTTCCCCGACGTGCGGCGGACGGAGGCCGCTCGCTTCAACCATTTGCTGATCGACGAATACCAAGACACCAACGGCAGTCAATATCGGATTGTGAAGGCGCTAGCGTCCGACCATCGAAATCTTTGTGTCGTCGGCGACGACGATCAATCGATCTACGGCTGGCGGGGAGCTGAAGTCGAACACATTTTGCGGTTTCACGACGATTGGCCGGAGGCCAAAATTGTGCGGCTTGAAGACAATTACCGCACCCTGGAAGCGATCCTCGAGTTCGCCAACCGTTTGATCGCGTTCAACAAAACTCGGCACGACAAGGTGTTGCGCCCCTTTCGCTGCGGTGGCGATCGACCGACGATCGTGCAATGCAAGGACGAGCAGAATGAAGCGGAACAGGTGGCGGCCGACATTCAGCGGCGTTTCCTCGACGGCACCCAGCCGCGCGATGTGGCCATCTTGTGCCGCACGAACGAGCAGCCGCGGCCCTTTGAAATGGAACTGCGGCGGCTGAAGTTGCCCTACGTGCTCATCGGTGGGCAATCGTTTTACGATCGTCGTGAAGTCAAAGATATCCTTGCCTATTTGCGGCTGCTCGATAACCCATGCGACGAGCCGTCGCTGTTGCGAATCATCAATACGCCTCCTCGCGGCATCGGCCAGGCAACGGTGGGCGCAATGTTGGAACGGGCAATTCAGCAAGGCAAGCCGCTCTGGGAAGTGCTGCCAGAAGCGACGGTCGGAGGCAAGATCACCGCGGCGGCGGCAGAAGCGGTGCATCGGTTTCGTACCATGCTGGAAGGCTTTCGGCAGCGAATCGCCACGGGAGACGAATCCCTTCGCCGACAGATTCAGGCAGGGTCGGCAGAGATCCAGCAAGCAGGCGAAGGGGTTCACGACCAGCAGATGGATCGAGATTGCTCCCACCATTCGCTGGTGGACATCGCCACGAGCCTTATCGCTCACATCAATTATCATGGCGAACTGGCCCGCCAATACCCTGAAGAAGCCGACCAGCAGGCGC
It encodes:
- a CDS encoding YifB family Mg chelatase-like AAA ATPase encodes the protein MLAKLHTFSLLGIDAVPVEVEVDVSPGALPKIVLVGLPEAAVKESTHRVERAMVNSGFQRPHDKIVINLAPAELPKNAASFDLPITLGMLSGSGQITSDKFEKYAVVGELALDGVTRPTKGALSMAMAAAKQRHLRGIVVPAESAAEAAVVEQIEVIPVASLAQAVAFFAGEIDIDPTPPRLDEWFQHYATYEVDFGDVRGQEMAKRAMTIAAAGSHNLLMIGPPGSGKTMLAKRVPTILPKLTPAESIETTRIYSAMGLLKPNQPLLATRPYRSPHHTISNAGLVGGGSVPTPGEISLSHNGVLFLDELPEFNRSTLEVLRQPLEDGTVTISRALSANTFPADIMLIAAFNPCPCGYRNDPRRDCHCTVPQIERYMSKISGPLLDRIDIHIEVPAVPYQELSATTAGTSSAQMREQVTQAREIQRGRFAGSSSRANANMSHRQIRQHCQLDAAGANLLRAQMTELGLSARAHDKVLRVARTIADLEGSQQISHMHLHEAVNYRMLDRQLWK
- a CDS encoding nuclear transport factor 2 family protein; translated protein: MRIRLHVSTLMSLGLLIAASVASAADSQDEAVIAAVRKRSESMTTAFNSGKVDELSATFSPTGELIDEIGTVYQGQPEIKNLLTTFFEKFPGAKLTRDIESIRPVGPVAIEEGTRTIATKDGSVKSQFRYLSVWVKGEHGWQLASFRDFADDPVPTPHERLESIAWLVGDWMNEGADAKVSISYRWSDDKNYLLVNYQINPKQGSPRKSTQRIGWDPSIGKIRSWLFDADGGFAEGIWTVTDDDIVIKSSSVNPDGGTASATMTVTIADNNRFTITGADRIVDDNHEPDFEVTVVRRSPAAAK
- a CDS encoding UvrD-helicase domain-containing protein, producing the protein MSLNPSQREAVESLSGPLLVLAGAGTGKTRVVTYRIANLIRHRTPPERILAVTFTNKAAGEMQERAAELLGKRFKTKPEISTFHSLCVRILRRQIQHLGYPRQFTIFDRGDQEGAARQALREIRVGNEALRPGDLLYFIGRWKTAAIGPEEAIGIAASDKEHLAASAYRRYQTALKTAGAVDFDDLLLLVGELFEKFPDVRRTEAARFNHLLIDEYQDTNGSQYRIVKALASDHRNLCVVGDDDQSIYGWRGAEVEHILRFHDDWPEAKIVRLEDNYRTLEAILEFANRLIAFNKTRHDKVLRPFRCGGDRPTIVQCKDEQNEAEQVAADIQRRFLDGTQPRDVAILCRTNEQPRPFEMELRRLKLPYVLIGGQSFYDRREVKDILAYLRLLDNPCDEPSLLRIINTPPRGIGQATVGAMLERAIQQGKPLWEVLPEATVGGKITAAAAEAVHRFRTMLEGFRQRIATGDESLRRQIQAGSAEIQQAGEGVHDQQMDRDCSHHSLVDIATSLIAHINYHGELARQYPEEADQQARWASVQEVINSLGSYEKRAKQPRLRTFLDEIVLGERDEQGDKESKLNRNAIALMTLHAAKGLEFPHVYLVGMEEGLLPHQRSVDAEKKQGDLKAIDEERRLCYVGVTRARDRLTMTMALARMKWGKPRPTEPSRFLYELTGQAENRGKRKAAEAKAAAQSRSVRGRRPARN